The Coffea arabica cultivar ET-39 chromosome 8e, Coffea Arabica ET-39 HiFi, whole genome shotgun sequence genome window below encodes:
- the LOC113706170 gene encoding receptor-like protein 7 → MEKQNWRCIISVHLLILHIAIASSFSVHHFCHYDEALALLQFKEQFKISASNEFSSDCSYFGQHPYPKITSWNESTDCCTWDGVTCHEITGHIIQLDLSCSQIEGVISPNSSLFGLSQLQKLNLAYNDFQQSRISRQFSGLTHLTHLNLSTSNFNGQIASEISHLSKLVLLDFSLHPPSSAILRLQKHDFQMLLRNLTKISVLCLSAVHIASEVPLNFSSSLTYLDLSSTGMHGKLPDHVFEIPNMQALVLGSNENLTGILPKFNSSISSLEVLDLSSTNLFGELPVSIGCLKSLNSLILFGCQFSGSLPESIGNLSKLTDLVLGSNNFVGQIPRSISNFVSLKTLDLSGNGFQGPIPDSFNNLQKLTSLSLSYNSLAGPLPPSVVNLTALVDVDIRFTLLSGPLPANASGLQELISLKITHNLLNGTLPPWLLHLPAVIFLDLAFNHFTGQLPDFTGNSSLTFVFLDHNKLQGPIPKSISTLRNLIWLDLSSNNLSGIVDLIMFLNMKNLVYLYLSSNRLACRIDNDVSLLNLGQLGLSSCGLKEFPGFIQNSKSLSYLDLSSNNIRQIPSWLTSTAWDSLTYLNLSYNAISTPFIPPWKSITVLDVRSNQLQGPLPISICNLEVLFFLDMSENKFSGEIPRCFGNFSSGLAVLNLKNNRLQGSIGMIFAPKNGLRYLGLQGNLFEGQLPRSLVKCEKLEVFDVGNNRINDTFPTWVENLKELKVLVLKSNRFFGTIDNNFKTKSKFKKLQIMDLSNNEFTGVVPIRLLTSLRAMMNSDRTESRAMYLDAGYIFYDNDYRYSLSISVKGLSMELPQIITTLTAIDLSSNRFSGEIDDVIGDLVDLKVLNLSNNRFSGYIPSSFGNLSSLESLDISCNQIDGEVPQQLTMMTSLEFLNLSQNHLVGRIPQGNQFNTFSNDSYKGNVGLCGLPLTKKCSESDFEVPPPLPIDQEEEQSDFFSGFTWKPVIIGYGFGVVLGLALGWLMFATGKPQWVVKFVEEARYQRRKQKTR, encoded by the coding sequence ATGGAGAAGCAAAATTGGCGTTGTATAATATCAGTTCACCTTCTCATACTGCATATTGCAATTGCATCCTCTTTTTCGGTGCATCATTTCTGCCACTATGATGAAGCTCTTGCATTACTTCAGTTTAAGGAGCAATTCAAGATTAGCGCATCCAATGAATTTTCTTCCGACTGTAGTTACTTTGGTCAGCATCCTTATCCAAAGATCACATCTTGGAACGAGAGTACAGATTGCTGCACCTGGGATGGAGTCACATGCCATGAGATCACTGGTCATATAATTCAATTGGACCTCAGCTGCAGCCAAATTGAAGGAGTCATCAGTCCTAATAGTAGCCTCTTCGGCCTTTCTCAACTCCAGAaactaaacttggcatacaaTGATTTCCAGCAATCGCGAATTTCGCGCCAGTTCAGTGGATTAACACACCTGACACACCTCAACCTCTCAACTTCAAATTTCAACGGCCAAATTGCATCAGAAATATCTCACTTGTCAAAGTTAGTTTTGCTTGATTTCTCTCTACATCCCCCAAGCTCCGCAATTTTAAGACttcaaaaacatgattttcaaATGCTTCTACGAAATTTAACCAAGATAAGTGTGCTTTGTCTGTCTGCTGTACACATAGCATCTGAGGTTCCATTAAATTTTTCTTCATCCTTAACATATCTAGATCTTAGCAGTACAGGAATGCATGGTAAGCTCCCAGATCATGTTTTTGAGATACCGAACATGCAGGCGCTTGTATTAGGTAGCAATGAGAACCTCACCGGTATTTTACCTAAGTTCAACTCCAGCATATCTTCTTTGGAAGTCTTGGATCTCAGTTCTACCAACTTGTTTGGTGAACTTCCTGTTTCAATCGGCTGCTTGAAATCCTTAAACTCCTTGATATTATTTGGCTGTCAATTCTCTGGTTCTTTACCCGAATCCATTGGCAACCTTTCAAAACTCACTGACTTGGTACTGGGTTCCAACAATTTTGTGGGACAAATCCCAAGGAGTATTTCAAATTTTGTGTCGTTGAAGACATTAGACCTTTCAGGCAATGGATTTCAAGGTCCAATTCCAGATTCTTTCAACAATCTCCAAAAACTAACCTCTCTATCACTTTCTTATAACAGTCTAGCTGGTCCATTGCCACCTTCAGTTGTCAACCTTACAGCGCTTGTAGACGTAGACATCAGATTCACTTTGCTATCTGGTCCACTTCCTGCGAATGCATCTGGGCTCCAAGAACTCATAAGTTTAAAGATAACCCATAATTTGCTCAACGGCACACTTCCACCATGGTTGCTTCACCTTCCAGCAGTGATTTTCTTAGATCTTGCATTTAATCATTTCACTGGACAATTGCCAGATTTCACAGGAAATTCTTCATTGACTTTTGTCTTTTTGGATCATAATAAATTGCAAGGTCCAATTCCCAAGTCAATATCTACACTTAGGAACCTAATATGGCTTGACCTTTCATCAAACAATTTAAGTGGCATTGTTGATTTGATTATGTTCTTGAATATGAAAAACCTTGTTTACCTTTATCTTTCCTCCAATAGATTAGCATGTAGGATCGACAACGATGTCTCACTTCTCAACCTTGGACAGTTGGGATTGTCATCTTGTGGGTTAAAAGAATTTCCAGGTTTCATTCAAAACTCTAAGAGTTTGTCATATTTAGACCTCTCCAGCAACAACATTCGTCAAATTCCCAGTTGGTTGACTTCCACGGCTTGGGATTCACTAACTTACCTAAATCTGTCTTATAATGCTATATCTACTCCTTTCATACCACCTTGGAAGAGTATTACTGTATTGGATGTTCGATCAAATCAGCTTCAAGGTCCGCTGCCAATTTCAATATGCAATTTAGAAGTCCTCTTCTTTCTTGACATGTCTGAAAACAAATTCAGCGGTGAAATTCCACGTTGTTTCGGAAACTTCAGTAGCGGACTGGCTGTGCTCAATCTGAAAAATAATCGCCTTCAAGGAAGCATTGGTATGATCTTTGCACCGAAAAATGGTTTGAGATATCTTGGATTGCAGGGCAACCTTTTTGAAGGGCAGTTGCCAAGATCTTTGGTGAAGTGTGAAAAACTGGAAGTCTTTGATGTAGGGAATAACAGAATAAATGACACATTCCCTACGTGGGTGGAAAATCTCAAGGAGCTCAAAGTTTTGGTTCTGAAATCGAATCGATTCTTTGGAACCATAGACAataatttcaaaacaaaaaGCAAATTCAAGAAGTTGCAAATTATGGATCTATCCAACAACGAGTTCACCGGTGTTGTACCTATCAGGCTTCTAACAAGCTTGAGAGCAATGATGAATTCAGACAGAACTGAATCAAGGGCAATGTACTTGGACGCTGGCTATATCTTTTATGACAATGATTACAGATATTCGTTAAGCATATCTGTGAAAGGGCTATCAATGGAATTGCCCCAAATCATAACAACTCTCACAGCCATTGATTTATCAAGCAACAGATTCAGTGGAGAGATTGACGACGTCATCGGTGACCTGGTTGACCTCAAAGTTCTGAACTTATCCAATAACAGATTCTCTGGCTATATTCCCTCCTCCTTTGGGAATTTGAGTTCCCTTGAATCACTGGACATCTCTTGCAATCAAATTGATGGAGAGGTCCCACAGCAACTTACAATGATGACCTCGCTTGAATTCTTAAACCTCTCACAGAATCATCTTGTGGGACGCATTCCTCAAGGTAACCAATTCAATACATTTTCCAATGATTCATACAAGGGGAACGTGGGACTGTGTGGACTCCCACTAACAAAGAAGTGCAGCGAATCTGATTTTGAGGTGCCACCACCACTTCCTATAGATCAAGAAGAAGAGCAATCAGATTTCTTCAGTGGATTTACATGGAAACCGGTGATTATAGGGTATGGTTTTGGAGTTGTCCTTGGACTCGCTTTGGGATGGCTAATGTTTGCAACAGGAAAGCCACAATGGGTCGTAAAGTTTGTTGAAGAAGCGAGGTATCAACggagaaaacagaaaactcGTTAA